Sequence from the Burkholderia sp. GAS332 genome:
CGGCACGGGGCTGAACCGCGACGTACGGTTGCTGGCGGACCGGATCGTCAAGACGCTGGCGCGGCCTTTCGCACTCAGCGAGGCGCGAGTGCATATCGGTGCGAGCGTGGGCGTTTCGCTCTATCCGGAACACGCCAGGACCGGGCCGCACTTGTTGATCTGCGCGGATCGCGCCTTGTACTCGGTCAAACGCAGCGGCAAAAGCGCGTTCGCGCTCTTCGATGCCGTCAGGCACGCGTCCGACGAAAGTTTGAGCCTCCTGCGAAGCGATCTGGAAGGCGCGATGCAGTCCTTCAGCGGTTTGCGGATGGAGTATCAACCCATCGTCGATCTCAGCGATGGGACCATTTCCGGTCGCGAGGCATTGATTCGCTGGACCCACCCGACCCGCGGTGAACTCTCTCCTTCGGCATTCATCCCGACCGCCGAACGGACGGGCCTCATCCTCGCATTGGGCGAGTGGGCCTTGCTGCAATCATGCCTGGAAGCTGCAAACTGGCGTGACGGCGTGACTGTCGCGGTCAATGTCTCACCGGTGCAGTTGCGGGAGGAAACGTTTGCGTCGGCTGTGGCGGCGATCCTTCACAAGACCAGACTACCGCCGGCGCGCCTGAATATCGAGGTCACTGAAACGGTGCTGTTGAATGACGATACGGTCACCCAGCGTAACGTCGGAAAGCTTCGCGCGCTGGGAATCGGGCTCGCGCTCGATGACTTTGGCACCGGTTTTTCGACGATGTCGACCCTCATGCACTTCTCGTTCGACAAGCTCAAGATCGACAGTTCGTTCGTGAAGGAGTCCGTGCATCGGCGCGAATCCGCGGCCGTGGTTCGCGGGATTGTGGCTCTGGCACGGGAGATCGGCATACCGACCACGGCAGAAGGCATTGAGACGCAGGAACAGCTGAATTTTGTGCGCGTCTGCGGATGCACCCATGCCCAAGGCTTTCTTCTCGGGAAGCCGGTACGGGGGGATGAGATTCCACAGATCGACACCAGGCTCGCTGCGCACTCCACGGATAAGGGGTGACTGCGTGTGCGTTATCCGCATTGAATTGCGCCTCAAACCGAACGCGCAGCGCCACCCACGCCTTCAACCCCTGCGCGTGCCCGGCGTGATCCCGCGCGCGCCCCGTTCGTACCGGGTTTGCCACCCCCAAGATAGGCATCGCGCAACGCATCCAGTTCCAGCAATGCGTCCGCTTTTCCATGCGCCACCACGCGCCCGCCTTCGAGGACATACCCGGACTGCGCATACCGCAGCGCGATCGTCGCATTCTGCTCCGCCAGCAAAAAGCTCACGCCGTCGTCGCGATTGAGTGCAGCCACCGTCTCGAAGATCTCTTCGACGACTTGCGGGGCGAGGCCCATCGAAGGTTCGTCGAGCAACACCAGCGCGGGCCGCGCCATCAACGCGCGGCCGATCGCAACCATCTGCTGTTCCCCGCCGGACGTATAGCCAGCAAGCGCCTTACGACGCTCCTTGAGCCGCGGAAAGAGCCCGTAGATACGTTCAAGATCCGCCTCGAGGTCAGCTCGATCAGGCCGCCGCACAAAAGCGCCAAGCCGCAGATTCTCTTCGACGGACAAATGCGCAAAGCAACGCCGTCCTTCCAGCACCTGGACGAGCCCACGTTCGGCGAGCGTCCACGGGGCAGCGTCGGTAATCGCGTCGCCGCGATACGCAATGCGGCCCGACGTCAGTTCGCCCCGTTCGGCACGAATCAGGTTCGAGACGGCTTTCAGCGTGGTCGTTTTGCCGGCGCCATTGCCGCCCAGCAGGGCGACGATGGCGCCGGACGGTACCGTCAGAGACACGCCGCGCAATGCCGGAATGAGTTGGCTATACGTCACGGCAATGTCCTCGACCTGCAGGATCGGGGCGGCGCTCATGCTCAGAGATCCTTGCTGCAATCGCGCGGCGTAATACCCTTTTCCTTGGCGTAGGCGTTCGCCGATTTCTCGATGATCGGACGCAGCAGCGCACGATCCGCCTGGACCCAGCCGCTGATGACTTTCCATTGCTGGCCGTCCCATTGCTGGAAACGTACGGCGCCGCCGCCCTCGTGATCGGAGCACGACAGTTTCAACGGTTGAACCAGACCATACGCGCCCAATTGCTTGAGACGCGCGTCGTCGAGATTCAAATGCTCGAAACCCCAGCGCACCTGTTCGCCCGTCAGCGGTTTGTTGCCATACTTGGCCTGAGCCACGCGCAACGCTTCGACATTGAGAATGCCGTTGACGACGCCCAGGTTGTAGTACACCGTGCCGAAGCGCGCGGGGTCTTTCAGGTTGCCGTTGCCGGGTTGGATCACATACTGGTTGATCGCCTGAAGCACCGGGAAGTCGGTACCCGACGGATGCGTGGTGATCGAAATGAAGCCCTTCGCGGCATCGCCTGCCGGACGCGCATCTTCTTCCGAATTGCTCCAGATATTGCCGATGATGTGATTCGCCGGAAAGCCCACCTTCTGCGCCGACTTCAACGCGACGGGATTCATCACGCCCCAGCCACGCAGAATCACCCAGTCCGGATTGATTCGGTGGATGGTGAGCCACTGCGAGCCTTGCTCGTTACCCGGGTGCGGCACTTCGATCTGCGTGAGTTCGAAGCCGTACTTCTTGGAGAGTGCATCGAGCACGGGAATCGTCTCGCGGCCATAAGGAGAACCGTGGTAGAGCACCACGATCTTCTTACCTTTGAGCTGATTCAACCCGCCTGACTGCTGACCGATGTAATTGATGATGGCCGAGACTTCGCTATACGGGTTGAGTTGAAGCGGAAACACGTACGGAAACACCGCGCCGTCGGTGGAATCCGTGCGACCGTGATTGATCGTGACTAGCGGAATCTTGTCAGCAGTCGAGCGGTCGAGCGTGGCATAGGCGATTCCGACCGAGAGTGGATTGGTCGCTGCGGCCGGCGCGCCGTTCAAACCGCCCTTGAGCCGCTCGTAGCACTCCACGCCTTTTTCCACGACGTATTCGGTTTCGCATTCGCTCCACGTGAGCTTGACTCCATTGACGCCCCCATCGCGCTTATTGATGAGGTTCATATAGTCGATAAAGCCGCCGAAGAAGCCACTGCCGCCTGCCGCATACGGACCGACGCGGTAGCTTTGCAGCGGGAAGTACTCTTCGCCCGCGGCCTGTGCAGTGGACGTAAAGCCGGCTGTGAGCGCAAGCATCAGGCTCGCAGCAGCGGCGGCGCGCGAAAGCGGTCCGCGTCTTTTAAAAGAGTCGATGAAATTCATACTTGATAGACCTTGAGTAGATAAGCGATGGTTTAAGGAGCGATGGATAAAACCGAAGTCATGCGCGCAGCGGCCAGTCGCGCAAACGGTTCCGCGCGGTCTGGACCAGTCTGGCGAGGCCGTCCGGTTCCTTAATGAGAAAAACAATGATCAATGTGCCGAAGAGGATCTTCTGCAGGTTCTGCAACTGACCGGCTTCGATGCCCACGCTGGCAAACGCGCCCGCCGCATTCGAGAGAAGAATCGGCAACAGCACGATGAACGCCGCGCCCAGAAAATTCCCGCCGATACTGCCCATGCCGCCGATGATGATGATGAACAACACCTGAAACGACAGATTCAGATCGAAACCATGCGGCTCGACCGTACCGAGGTAGGCAAAGGCCCACAACGCGCCCGCAATGCCGATCACGAATGAACTCAGTGCGAATGCGAGCAACTTGGTGCGGCCGATCGGAATACCGATCACGCGCGCGGCGGTGTCCATGTCGCGCACGGCCATCCAGCGGCGACCGAGTTCGCTGCGTACGAGCCGGGTCGCAAGAATGAACAGGACGGTGGTAACGGCGAGTACGAGTAGATAGCGTGCGGGCGGCGTATCGATTTTCCAGCCGAACGCCGTGAGGCGCGGCGCGCTGAGTACGCCCGAGGTGTCGTCGTTGGAGAACCAGCTGACCCGCGTAAAGATCCATTCGACAAAGAACTGTGCGGCCAGTGTCGAGACGATCAGGTAGAAACCTTTAATGCGCAGACTCGGTAAACCGAACACGGCGCCGACCGCGGCAGTGATCAATCCCCCAAGCAACAGATCGACGACCAGCGGCAAGCCTGGCACCCGCACCATCAGGTTATAGGTGGTATAGGCGCCGACCGACATGAACGCGGCGGAGCCGAGCGAGAGCTGGCCCGCGTAGCCGGTGACCAGGTTCAGCCCGAGTCCCGCGAGAGACAGCACGAGGAAGGGAATCAGGATCGCGTTGAGCCAATAGTCGTTGCCGAGGAGCGGCACGGCGATGAACGCGATCAGCGTGAGAATCGCCGTGAGCCCTAGCTTAAGCTGCGGCACGCGCCGCGGGTATGGTTTGAACGTGCGTGGTGCATTCAGGGTGGCGCGTTGCGTTGACATGGGCAGCCTCACACGCGTTCAACGGCAGGTTCGCCGAATAAACCCACAGGTCGCGCGAGTAGAAATAGCATCGCGAGCAGATAGGGAAACCAGTTTTCGATCCCGCCGCCGAGCAGGCTGCCGATATAGACCTCGGCAAGCTTCTCCGATGCGCCGATTAACAAGCCGCCGACAATCGCGCCGCCGATCGACGAGAATCCACCGATGATCAGCACCGGTAGCGCCTTCAGCACAACCAGCGACAGCGAGAACTGCACGCCGAGCCGCGCGCCCCACAGCAGCCCCGCCACCAGACTGACAAAGCCGGCCAGCGCCCACACGATCGCCCACACGCGCGGCAGCCGTATACCGATGGCAAGCGCCGCGAGCGGATCGTCGGCGACGGCACGCAACGACAACCCAAGGCGCGTGCGATTGGTCAGGAGTGACAGGCCGACCACCAGCACGCCGGCGGTCGCTGCGGCAAAAACGTCGAACTGGCTGATCATGACGCCGGCCACGTTCAGCGGTTTGTCGTCGATACCCAAATCCAGACCGTGCACCTGGGCGCCCCAGAACAATTGCGCCGCGCCTTCGAGAATGAAGCTCAAGCCGAGCGTTGCCATGAACAGGACAATCGGCGGGCGGTTCACCAGAGGCCGCAGTACGAGCCGGCCGATCAACAACGCAATCAGCACCAACGCCGCCAGGGTTATGCCGAACGCGAGCACGGGGTTCACATGCCGTTCGACGAGGCTGACGTACGTGAGCGCACCGAACAGCACCATCGAACCCTGCGCGAAATTGAATACGCCTGACGCTTTGTAAATCAGCACGAAGCCGATGGCGACCATCGAATACATCACGCCTGCCAGCAAACCGCCGACGAGTACTTCGAGGAAAAATCCCATGTTGTTCAGTCTCTCAGTGACGGGTGCCGAGATAAGCGGCCAGCACATCCGGGTTGGTGCGAACGTCGGCGGGGGCGCCGTCGGCGATCTTCTTGCCGTAATCGAGCACCACCACGTGATCCGACAGGTCCATCACCACGCCGATGTCGTGCTCGATGAGTACGACAGTCACGCCGAATTGCGTGTTGGCGTCGAGTACATAGCCGGCCATCGCGCGCTTCTCGTCCGCATTCATGCCGGCCATCGGTTCGTCGAGCAGTAAGAGACGCGGCTCGGTAGCGAGGGCGCGGGCCAGTTCGACGCGCTTCTGAACGCCGTACGGCAAGATGCCGACGGCGGTATGCCGATAGCGCTGCAAGTCCAGTGCTTCGATCACGACCTCCGCATAGCGGCGTTGCACTGCTTCGTCGCTGCGCGCGCGGCCGATGTCCAACGTCTGTTCGAACCATGTGCTGCGCCGATGCAGATTGCGACCGGTGAGCACGTTGTCCAGCACGCTCATCCGGCGAAACAGGGCGATGTTCTGAAACGTGCGGGCAATGCCGCCATGCGCCGCCTGATACGGATTCATGCGCCGATAGGCGTGGCCGTCGAAATGCACGCTGCCTTGCTGCGGTTGATAGACGCCGTTGATCACGTTGAGCAGCGAGCTTTTGCCCGCGCCGTTCGGGCCAATCAGCGCGCAGATTTCACCCGAGCGCACAGCGAAGCTGATATCGGTGATCGCTTTCACGCCTTTGAACGACAGCGAGATATGGTCGAGCGAGAGCAAAGCGTTTGAGGAGGAGGTCATTGAGCGTTCTGTCATGCATCAATAAGCCGGTTGTTCCGACGCGCCGTCCGCCACATAGCGTTGCAGTGCCACGGTCTGACGTGGGTGTTCTACGCGTCGCCAGTCGCCCGTATCGGGCCACGCTCGTACATCGACACGCAATGCTTCGAATAGCGCAGCGGTTCCTTCGTCGAGCGGCGGCCCGATGACGAGCGCAGCATGGGTGCGCGAAAAACCGATCACTTCGCGTAAAGGACGGGTGATGAACCACCAGGTCAACGCACGGACAAGTGGGCCGCCCTGTCTGCGCTGTGCACGGTTGATCAAGCGGCGTCGCCATGAGCGCACGCCGGGCAAACGGTCGTCGACGAGCTGTGCTACCCGGGCGTAGGTTTCGCGCGTGCCCGCTACGAGCGTCGGCGCGAGTTCGCGTCGATCGTTGTCGCGGGTCGCGAGCGACTCCGGGAAATTCAGGCGAAAGCCGCTCAGTACCCAGGGCGTAATGAGGTAACGCGCCTGGGAGGCGGCGGCGAATGCGCGTGCGGCAAATGCTTCGTCGTCCGCGCTCAGATTCTCGGTAGTGACGAGTTGCTGTGCTTCACGTACCAGCGTCGCATGCGGTAAGCGCTGTTCGACGAATTGCCCATCGGCATCGTGGCGCACGAACGCGAATGCATCATCGAGGGGGCGGGCCGCGAATGCAAAACCGCCTTCAATCTGGACTGCCAGCGTGCGATAGTCGGTTACGGTGGGATGCGGATGCGGTGTCAGATTGCGCGGGTTGGCGTCAATGACGTGTAATCCTTCATGCGTCAGCAGGCGATCCACCTGACTGTCGTCTTCGGCAAATGCGAAGCGCGGAGCGAGATGCGTGAGCACCGAGTGCAACGCGTCACCGGCGAGTTGCGGGTCGAGCGGTATCGCGACACCACCGTTCCACTGCGCCGCCAGCGACAGGAGCAGCGCCTCCTCGCGCGGATGACTGACGAGCAACAGCGCGTCGCCTGCCACGAAGCCGCGCTGTGCGAGACCCGCGGCCAGTTGCTCGACCGCCGCGGCGACGTCTTGCCACGACAGCGCATGCCATGCGCCCAGCCGCTTGTGCCGCAATGCGATAGCGTGTGGCCGGTGCTGCGCCTGATGGCGCAGCCAGTCCGGTAGCGTCGACGGCTGTGCGTTTGTCATGACTAGGCGGCCTTAGCCTGCTGCTTGAGTTCGAGTTCGCGCACCAACGGCAGGACCCGCTTGCCGAAATACTCCACCTCTTCGATGAAATGGAGAAAGCCGGTCAGGACAAGATCCACGCCAACCGATTTCAGTTCGACGATGCGCTCGGCGATCTGCTGCGGTGTACCGATGAGATTGGTGCGGAAGCCGTCGTTGTATTGCACGAGGTCTTCGAAGCTCGATTTGGCCCAGTTGCCTTCACCTTCCGGCGAAGCCTTGCCGGCCTGTTTGACGGCGTCGCCGAAGGCATGCACGGCTTCGACGTGCGCATGCTTGATGATGTCGGCGAGCACCGCTTTGGCCTCTTCTTCGGTATCACGGGCGATCACGAAGGCATTCACGCCGATGCGTACCTTGTGATTGTTTTTGGCTGCCTTGGCCTGAATATCGTCGATTTGGGCTTTCAGGTTCTCCGGCGTATTGCCGTTGGTGAAGTACCAGTCTGAGATGCTTGCGGCGTTGTCGCGCGCGGCGCGTGAACTGCCGCCCTGGAAGATCTCCGGATGCGGCTTTTGCACCGGCTTGGGACTCAGCGTGTAATCGTTAAAGCGGTAGAAGTCGCCCTTGAAGGTGAAGTTGTCCTGCGTCCAGATGCCCTTGAGCGCCTGAATGAATTCGTTCGAGCGGCGATAGCGCTCGTCGTGTTCGAGCCAAGGCTCGCCGATCGCGGTGAATTCACCTTTGAACCAGCCACTCACAACGTTGATCGCAATGCGGCCATTCGAAATATGGTCGATCGTGGCCAGTTGTTTGGCAACCACAGCGGGGTGCCATGGGCCAGGCAGAATCGCGGCCAGCACCTTGAGTTTGGTGGTCGCGTGCAACAGGGCCTGACTGAACGACACCGATTCGTGCTGATATTCCGCACCGTATCCGGCGGTGAAGCGGATCTGGCTCAGCGCGTATTCGAAGCCCGCTTTCTCCGCGGTTTGGGCGAGCTTCTGGTTGTACTCGAGACTCCAGTCCGTGCGCTGTTCGATTGTACTGACGACCAAGCCGCCGCTGACGTTGGGCACCCAGTAGGCGAACTTGACGGCGTCGTCGTGAGAGGGGTTCTGGCTCATGATGTTCCTGATGATTGGATGAAGAGGTCTAGGCAACCAGCGTTGCGGCTTGCGGGAAAGAAGCAGGGAGTCGGCCGGCATGCAGCCAGGGAAGCGCGCGTGTCACCGCGAGGGCAATGCGCTCGTCCAGCGCCGGGTTGGAGATCGCATAGCCGCTGAAGTCTGCTTCCGACGCGTACACGCCGATGGGCAGGGTGCGAGCCTGAAAGAAGCTGAATAGCGGGCGCAGTTGATGATCGATGACAAGCGCGTGACGATCGCTGCCGCCCGTTGCGGCGAGTAGAACTGGCACGTCGACCAGCGCCTCGTGATGCACGAGATCGAACAGGTGCTTGAAGAGTCCCGTATACGACGCGCGATAAACCGGGCTGCCAACGATCAGCAGGTCGGCCGATTCAATAGCCTTGATGTGCGCCTCCAAGTCAACAGGGACCTGCGCGCGATGAACCGCACCTGCGAGGCGTGTGGCAATCTGCCCCAACTCGACGAGATGCGTGTCAATCGGCAGCGAGTCGCCGAGCACGGCAAGCAGGCGTTCGACCACGACGAGGGTGCGCGACGGCCGTTGCAATCCACCGGAGACGGCGACCACTTTCAATTTGTTGCTCATTCGAACGATCCTTTCAGGCGAAAGCGAATTAATCTGGAGTGCAGCTTATTTAGCGAATACCGTGCCATCCGGTTTCGCGCGGACAAGACGGCCTTGGCGCGAATGTGCCGTCCAACGTCGATCGCGCGCCAAGTCAAATGGCATAACCGTTTGCGGTTGTTCCTCACGCGCATATCGCGGTGGCATAGAACCATTGCAGACTGACGTATGAAGCTGACGAAGCAAGATGGCCTCAACGCTGCTGCTGGAGAAGCAGTGTTGCGTTCCGGCGATAGGTGTGCGGGCTTTCAGTATTCCGACAGGTCTGCTGCGTGGGAGGCGGAGAGTGAGGGTAGTGCTGACGCAGAGGCAGAATTTCTAGCGATGCTGCTGCGTAAGCAGCAATTCGACTTTGGTTACCACAACAAATTGCATCGAAAGTCACGGTACATGGTCAGAATACGTTTCTCAGGAAGCAGTGCTGATCGACGCAGTTCAACCTCCCTCAGCCGTCAGATGACGGTCCACGTCCGCACGCAGCGGAGTGAGTGTCCTTTTGTCCATATGAATTCGACCTACGTACTGCCGGACACGCCGGCTGCCGTGCTACCGGCTGCGGAGACAGTCTCGGTAACTGAAACGCCTTTGCAGATCGCGCAGCGGCTCGCCACTACCTTTGCGGTAACTGCTGCCGAACGCGACGCGCGGGGCGGAACGCCGAAAGCGGAGCGGGACGCATTGCGCGCCAGCGGTCTTCTTGCGATGAGTATCCCTGAGACGCACGGCGGCCTCGGGGCCACCTGGCGGCAAACGTTGGATGTGGTGCGTACGCTCGGCCGGGCCGACAGCTCGCTCGGACACGTATTCGGCTTCCACCATCTGATGCTGGCGACCGTGCGTCTGTTCGGGTCACCGGTGCAGTGGCGCGCCTGGTTCGAACAGACTGCCCGCCGCCAATGGTTCTGGGGCAATGCGCTCAATCCGCTTGATGAGCGGGCCGTGAGTCATTCGTATGCGGACTGGCGGGAGTTCAGCGGGCAGAAGAGCTTTTGTTCCGGGGCACTCGATTCCGAAATGCTGATTGCTTCCGCGCGGGACGCCGGCACCGGAACGCTGCTGGTCGCGGCAATACCAACCGGGCGTACGGGCATCTCCGTTGCGGAGGATTGGAATAACATCGGCCAGCGGCAAACGGACAGCGGCACGGTGACGCTGGAAAAGGTGCGGGTGGAGAACCACGAGATTCTGACTGAGCCCGGGCCGTTGTCGACGCCTTTTGCCTGTCTGCGCCCCTTGCTCGCGCAGTTGATCCTGACGAATGTCTATCTCAGCATCGGCGAAAGCGCGTTCAACGACGCCCGTCATTACACGCTTCATGAGGCGCGTCCGTGGCACACGTCCGGCGTGCAAACCACCGCGGCGGACCCCTATATCCTCGGTCAGTATGGCGAGTTCTGGGCGGGCCTCGAGGCAGCGAGGCTGTTGACCGACCGCGCGGCAGATCGTTTCGATGCGGCGTGGACCCGAGCGGATGCGCTGACCGACGCTGAGCGCGGCGAGGTGGCGTTGGCGGTCGCCACGGCCAAAGTTGCCGCCACGGAAATCGGGCTCACCATCTGTACCCGCATGTTCGATGTGGCGGGCGCGCGCGCGACGCATGGCGCACTGAGGCTGGACCGTCACTGGCGAAATCTGCGCACCCATACGCTTCACGATCCGCTTGCCTATAAGCTTCGAGAAATCGGCGAATGGGCTCTGACGCAACGATATCCGACGCCGAGCTTCTACTCATGAACTATTCACTCAATCACGTGTTACCGGAACGGTCCGTCATCGCGCAAACGGAAGCGCTGCCTGTGTTGACGATGCCCGACAAGCGCACGCTAACCACCTCCATTCGCGCCACTGCACAGGTCTTCTCCGACCCGCAATCGCTGGCCTTGCTCGAACGTATTCGCATGGTGGCGCCGAGCGACGCGAACGTGCTCGTGATCGGCGAGACAGGGACGGGTAAAGAGCTGGTCGCACGCCATGTACACAACCTGAGTGCTCGCAAGAACGGCCCGTTTGTGGCGGTCAATTGCGGGGCGTTCTCCGAGTCACTGGTGGAGAGCGAGTTGTTCGGCCACGAGAAAGGCGCGTTCACCGGCGCGTTCTGCGCCAAACCCGGCTGGTTCGAAGCAGCCAATGGCGGCACGCTGTTTCTCGACGAGATTGGCGATCTGCCGCTGTCAATGCAGGTCAAGCTGCTGCGCGTGCTGCAGGAACGGGAGATCGTGCGGCTCGGCTCGCGCAGGAGCATTCCGATTGATGTACGCGTTCTGGCGGCCACCAATGTGCATTTGCAGGATGCGGTGGCGGCAGGCCATTTCCGCGAGGACCTGTTTTATCGCCTGAACGTCGTGCATCTGGCTGTGCCGACGCTGCGCGATCGGCCCGGCGATATCCTGCCGCTGGCTCGCTACTTCATTGAAGAGTACCGGAACCGGCTGGGCTACGGCCCTGTCGTCATCGAGCCGCGCGCGGAGCGAAAGCTGCTGGAACATAGTTGGCCCGGCAACATCCGTGAACTTGAGAACGTCATCCACTACGCGTTGCTGGTGTGCCGCAGCGATTCACTAGGCGAGGGCGATCTGCAGATGTCGTCGTTCGGGATGCACGCCGCGCGGCGTGCGGCGACTGAACCTGTTCCATCTACACCGTTGGAAGGTCTGGAGGGGGCGCTGCGTCATCTTTTCGATCATGCGGAAGGCAACCTGTTCGAGCAGATCGAAGATACGGTGATGCGCGTGGCGTTCGACTTCTGCTACCGGAATCAGATTCAGGCGGCGAGGCTGCTGGGTATTAGCCGTAATGTGTTGCGGGCGCGGTTGATCCGGGCCAAGCAGATTTCCGCGCAGAAGTAGGCTCGACCCGGTAATGCTGGACGCGCTATATCCCTCCGCATGCGGTTAGGTGTAAGTGTGGACCGGCTGCGAGACCGGTCCACTCGATGCAACATACCGCCGCGCGAGCGGATTATTCGGCCGATCTACTGTTGCCGATCTGCCAGACAAAGGGTGGTTGAGTGCCGTTGATTTCCCAGTCGCCCACGATCCGCTCCTTGTAGATCAGCGGGTTGTGTGACGCAGCGGTGCGCGCATTTCGCCAGTGACGGTCCAATAGTTTGTTTTCGCTAATGCCCGAAGCGCCGAGCGCATTGAACAGGTCGGTGGTCGCCTGCAGAATCAAACCGGCGACGGCGACCTGTGCCTTTGCCGATTCAATTTCTGCCGCCACGTTCGCGGCCTGTTCGGCATCGCGGTCCGTGCCGAAGCGCGTTTCGTACGCTCTTTGTGATGGCTCCGCGGCACGCACGGCGGCCGCTTCTGCAGCGTACACGCGAGCCGCTATTTGCCCCACCACCTGCTGCACCTGGGCGTCTTCGCTAACGCGAGGCGCGTTGCCGTGGCTGTAGACGCGGGTACGTTTGCGTACTTCATGCGAGATGTCACGCAATGCGGCGCGTCCCGTCCCCGCGATCACGGCAATCAATACGAGTTGATAGAACGCCGTCTGGTATTTGAAGCGCGTGGAGAAGTCGATAATGTTCTCTTCGTCGACCACGGCGTTTTCGAATACAGACGTCCCACTTCCCGTGGTGCGTTGACCGAAACCATCCCAGTCGTCGCTTTGTTTGACGCCTGACTGGCGCGTGCTCACCGCCGCGATGACGTCGGCGCCGTTGTCGTCGCGCTGTGCGTAGACGTCGATCCAGTCGGCGAAGATACTGCCCGTGCTGTAGTACTTCGTTCCGTTGACGACCCACTGGTTGTCGCTGCGCGAGACACGCGTGATCACATCGCCTATCTTCACCGCGCCGACTTCGGTCCATGCATTGCCGACGATTTCGCCCGCCACGAAGCGTTGCAGCCATTTTTCCCGTGCAGCGCCGGGCAGCGCATTGATCCTGTCTTCGACGAACGCGAAGTGGCCGCGCAACGCTTGCGGCAAGCTCGAGTCGGCCTCGGCCAGTTCGATCAGGAGCTGCACGAGTTGCGGAAGTGACGCGCCGGCACCGCCGTATTCGCGCGGCACTCTGATAGCGCCGAACCCGGCTTCCTTCAACCAGACGACCTGCTCGTACGGCAGTGCACGAGTGCGTTCGCGTTCGAGCGCGCCTTCTGCGATCCGGTTGAAGATCGGCCTGAACCTGGTGGCCAACTGGTCATAGTCGGTGCCGTATGAAAGTGGCAATGTTTCAAGCTGGTTTTGTGATGTCATGCGCCTGCTCTCGAGTCGATAGGGGGAGTAAGGCAGAGCAAATGGAGCTCTTGACCGTATGGACTACAGAGCAGGAGTCATGCCATCGAAGCAGGGGTCCTGCTCTACTGCACGATAGGTGGAAAGGGGATGTCAAGCCTGCTGGACTGAGAGCATTGTGCTGATGCGCTGCTTGCCTGAAAGCAGCTTGAAGACGATGCGTTGTCAACTAACGCGAGCAATGTCGTTGATCAACTTTTGCATTGAAAGCTAATCGTAATTATATGGTGCGACAAGCATTGGCGAGTTGATTCAGAATTAACCGGTCTATGGTCGGCCATTTGATGGCGGCCAATAGCGCCGACTTATCTCCACTAGCGCACGCATCACGATGCGATACCGAGGTCGACATGGAACTCACATGGCAATTCCAGCTAAGGATCACCGTCTCGCCCACACTCGCCGGCGATCTGCGCGCAGACCCGCAGGGTGTTTCGCATGCCGCGCTTCATGATCTGCTACGCCGGCACAACGCGACCTTGAAGTGTCAGTTCGACGCTTTCGCGGACTACGTGAACGAAGCGGAAAAGCAGGGAACGGAAAACTATCCGCTTTATCAGTGGACCCGGCAGACAATCGAGAACCCGGAGAAGAAAGCAAAGTACTTGCAGTCGTTCACGGTCTATGTGAATGGCGACGAGATATACGGCAAGGAAATCGCCGACGTGATGGAAGCTGAATTGCAGGC
This genomic interval carries:
- a CDS encoding Acyl-CoA dehydrogenase; protein product: MLRSGDRCAGFQYSDRSAAWEAESEGSADAEAEFLAMLLRKQQFDFGYHNKLHRKSRYMVRIRFSGSSADRRSSTSLSRQMTVHVRTQRSECPFVHMNSTYVLPDTPAAVLPAAETVSVTETPLQIAQRLATTFAVTAAERDARGGTPKAERDALRASGLLAMSIPETHGGLGATWRQTLDVVRTLGRADSSLGHVFGFHHLMLATVRLFGSPVQWRAWFEQTARRQWFWGNALNPLDERAVSHSYADWREFSGQKSFCSGALDSEMLIASARDAGTGTLLVAAIPTGRTGISVAEDWNNIGQRQTDSGTVTLEKVRVENHEILTEPGPLSTPFACLRPLLAQLILTNVYLSIGESAFNDARHYTLHEARPWHTSGVQTTAADPYILGQYGEFWAGLEAARLLTDRAADRFDAAWTRADALTDAERGEVALAVATAKVAATEIGLTICTRMFDVAGARATHGALRLDRHWRNLRTHTLHDPLAYKLREIGEWALTQRYPTPSFYS
- a CDS encoding Acyl-CoA dehydrogenase yields the protein MTSQNQLETLPLSYGTDYDQLATRFRPIFNRIAEGALERERTRALPYEQVVWLKEAGFGAIRVPREYGGAGASLPQLVQLLIELAEADSSLPQALRGHFAFVEDRINALPGAAREKWLQRFVAGEIVGNAWTEVGAVKIGDVITRVSRSDNQWVVNGTKYYSTGSIFADWIDVYAQRDDNGADVIAAVSTRQSGVKQSDDWDGFGQRTTGSGTSVFENAVVDEENIIDFSTRFKYQTAFYQLVLIAVIAGTGRAALRDISHEVRKRTRVYSHGNAPRVSEDAQVQQVVGQIAARVYAAEAAAVRAAEPSQRAYETRFGTDRDAEQAANVAAEIESAKAQVAVAGLILQATTDLFNALGASGISENKLLDRHWRNARTAASHNPLIYKERIVGDWEINGTQPPFVWQIGNSRSAE
- a CDS encoding regulatory protein, Fis family; translation: MNYSLNHVLPERSVIAQTEALPVLTMPDKRTLTTSIRATAQVFSDPQSLALLERIRMVAPSDANVLVIGETGTGKELVARHVHNLSARKNGPFVAVNCGAFSESLVESELFGHEKGAFTGAFCAKPGWFEAANGGTLFLDEIGDLPLSMQVKLLRVLQEREIVRLGSRRSIPIDVRVLAATNVHLQDAVAAGHFREDLFYRLNVVHLAVPTLRDRPGDILPLARYFIEEYRNRLGYGPVVIEPRAERKLLEHSWPGNIRELENVIHYALLVCRSDSLGEGDLQMSSFGMHAARRAATEPVPSTPLEGLEGALRHLFDHAEGNLFEQIEDTVMRVAFDFCYRNQIQAARLLGISRNVLRARLIRAKQISAQK